A stretch of Pseudomonas sp. CCC3.1 DNA encodes these proteins:
- the carA gene encoding glutamine-hydrolyzing carbamoyl-phosphate synthase small subunit, with product MTKQAILALADGSIFRGEAIGADGQTVGEVVFNTAMTGYQEILTDPSYAQQIVTLTYPHVGNTGTTPEDAESDRVWSAGLVIRDLPLVASNWRNTMSLSDYLKANNVVAIAGIDTRRLTRILREKGAQNGCIMAGDNISDEAAIAAARGFPGLKGMDLAKVVSTEKAYEWRSSVWNLATDSHPTIEASDLPYHVVAYDYGVKWNILRMLVERGCRVTVVPAQTPASDVLALNPDGVFLSNGPGDPEPCDYAITAIQDVLKTEIPVFGICLGHQLLALASGAKTVKMGHGHHGANHPVQDLDTGVVMITSQNHGFAVDEATLPANVRAIHKSLFDGTLQGIELTDKSAFSFQGHPEASPGPNDVAPLFDRFINEMAKRR from the coding sequence TTGACTAAGCAAGCCATACTCGCCCTCGCTGATGGCAGCATTTTTCGCGGCGAAGCCATTGGGGCCGACGGTCAGACCGTTGGTGAGGTGGTGTTTAACACCGCAATGACTGGCTACCAGGAGATCCTGACGGATCCTTCCTATGCTCAGCAAATCGTGACCCTGACTTACCCGCATGTTGGCAATACCGGCACTACCCCGGAAGATGCCGAGTCTGATCGTGTCTGGTCCGCAGGTTTGGTAATTCGTGATCTGCCGCTGGTTGCCAGCAACTGGCGTAACACAATGTCGCTGTCTGACTACCTGAAAGCCAACAATGTTGTGGCAATCGCCGGTATCGACACTCGCCGTCTGACTCGCATTTTGCGCGAGAAGGGCGCGCAGAACGGCTGCATCATGGCCGGTGACAACATCTCGGATGAAGCAGCGATTGCAGCAGCTCGCGGCTTCCCAGGCCTGAAAGGCATGGATCTGGCGAAAGTCGTCAGCACCGAAAAAGCCTACGAATGGCGTTCGAGCGTCTGGAACCTGGCAACTGACAGCCATCCGACGATTGAAGCCAGCGATTTGCCTTACCACGTAGTGGCTTATGACTACGGTGTTAAGTGGAACATCCTGCGTATGTTGGTTGAGCGTGGCTGCCGCGTGACAGTGGTTCCAGCACAGACACCGGCCAGCGATGTTCTGGCTCTCAATCCAGATGGTGTGTTCCTGTCCAACGGCCCGGGCGATCCTGAGCCTTGCGACTACGCGATCACGGCGATTCAAGACGTGTTGAAAACCGAGATTCCGGTATTCGGCATCTGCTTGGGTCACCAGTTGCTGGCACTGGCCTCTGGCGCCAAGACCGTGAAAATGGGTCATGGCCACCACGGCGCGAACCACCCGGTTCAAGACCTGGACACCGGTGTTGTGATGATCACCAGTCAAAACCACGGTTTTGCGGTTGATGAAGCGACGTTGCCAGCCAACGTACGTGCCATTCACAAGTCGCTGTTCGACGGTACCTTGCAAGGCATCGAACTGACTGACAAGAGCGCTTTCAGCTTCCAGGGTCACCCTGAAGCGAGCCCGGGCCCGAACGACGTTGCACCGCTGTTCGATCGCTTCATCAATGAGATGGCCAAGCGCCGCTGA
- the rlmE gene encoding 23S rRNA (uridine(2552)-2'-O)-methyltransferase RlmE: protein MARSKTSLNWLKEHFNDPYVKMAQKDGYRSRASYKLLEIQERDRLIRPGMTVIDLGAAPGGWSQVTSRLIGGQGRLIASDILDMDSIPDVTFIKGDFTEDAVLAQILEAVGNTQVDLVISDMAPNMSGLAAVDMPRAMFLCELALDLAGRVLRPGGDFLIKVFQGEGFDQYHKDIRKLFDKVQMRKPSSSRDRSREQYLLGRGFRGIEGSASDERL from the coding sequence GTGGCCCGTTCCAAGACTAGCCTTAACTGGCTGAAAGAGCATTTCAACGACCCATACGTCAAAATGGCGCAAAAAGATGGGTATCGTTCGCGTGCAAGTTACAAGCTTCTGGAGATCCAGGAGCGTGATCGTTTGATACGCCCGGGCATGACGGTGATTGACCTGGGCGCCGCCCCGGGTGGCTGGTCGCAGGTGACTAGCCGTCTGATCGGTGGCCAAGGCCGTTTGATTGCTTCGGACATTCTGGACATGGACAGCATTCCAGATGTGACCTTCATCAAGGGTGACTTTACCGAGGACGCTGTACTGGCTCAGATTCTTGAGGCTGTCGGAAATACACAAGTAGACCTTGTGATTTCAGATATGGCCCCCAATATGAGTGGATTGGCAGCTGTAGATATGCCGCGGGCAATGTTCCTCTGTGAATTGGCACTGGATCTTGCCGGGCGAGTTCTGCGTCCGGGTGGTGATTTTTTGATCAAGGTCTTCCAGGGTGAGGGCTTCGACCAATACCACAAAGACATCCGCAAACTTTTTGATAAGGTGCAGATGCGCAAGCCAAGCTCGTCACGAGACCGGTCCCGCGAGCAGTATCTGCTAGGGCGCGGCTTCCGTGGAATCGAGGGTTCTGCCAGTGATGAACGTCTCTGA
- the dapB gene encoding 4-hydroxy-tetrahydrodipicolinate reductase — MRRIAVMGAAGRMGKTLIDAVQQRSPLCGLTAAVVRPGSSLVGADAGELVSLGRIGVPLSASLEDVADEFDVLIDFTLPEVMLNNLAFCRKTGKAMVIGTTGLSAAQKQLLVEAAKDIPIVFAANFSVGVNLSLKLLDMAARVMGDDADIEIIEAHHRHKVDAPSGTAMRMGEVIADALGRDLQKVAVYGREGHTGARERETIGFATVRGGDVVGDHTVLFAAEGERLEITHKASSRMTFAKGAVRAALWLQGREPGLYDMQDVLDLR, encoded by the coding sequence ATGCGACGTATAGCTGTGATGGGCGCTGCCGGGCGCATGGGCAAGACGCTGATTGATGCGGTGCAGCAGCGTTCACCGCTGTGTGGCCTGACTGCGGCGGTTGTCCGTCCAGGCAGTTCGCTGGTGGGCGCTGATGCGGGTGAGCTCGTGTCTCTTGGGCGCATCGGTGTGCCGCTGTCAGCAAGCCTTGAAGATGTTGCTGATGAATTCGACGTACTGATTGATTTCACGCTGCCTGAGGTGATGCTCAATAACCTGGCTTTCTGCCGCAAGACGGGCAAAGCCATGGTGATCGGTACCACGGGGTTGAGCGCTGCACAGAAGCAGTTGCTGGTTGAAGCTGCAAAAGATATTCCGATTGTGTTTGCGGCGAACTTCAGTGTTGGCGTCAACCTGTCGCTCAAGTTGCTCGATATGGCGGCGCGGGTGATGGGTGATGATGCGGATATTGAAATCATCGAAGCTCATCACCGGCACAAGGTTGATGCGCCATCGGGCACGGCCATGCGCATGGGTGAGGTGATTGCTGATGCGTTGGGGCGTGACCTGCAAAAGGTTGCGGTTTACGGCCGTGAAGGCCATACCGGTGCTCGTGAGCGCGAGACTATTGGTTTTGCGACCGTTCGCGGCGGCGATGTGGTTGGCGATCATACGGTTCTGTTTGCTGCAGAGGGTGAGCGTCTTGAGATCACCCACAAGGCATCCAGTCGCATGACTTTCGCCAAGGGTGCTGTTCGCGCTGCCTTGTGGCTGCAAGGGCGTGAGCCTGGTTTGTACGACATGCAAGATGTGCTCGACCTGCGTTGA
- the greA gene encoding transcription elongation factor GreA, giving the protein MIKYPMTVQGAKALEEEHAHLTKVVRPKLSQDIGTARELGDLKENAEYHAAREQQGMVEARIRDIEGRMQNAVIIDVTTIPHTGKVIFGTTVEIANVETDESVTYQIVGEDEADFKLGKISVGSPLARALIAKEEGDVVAVKTPSGVIEYEIVEVRHI; this is encoded by the coding sequence ATGATCAAATACCCAATGACCGTCCAGGGCGCGAAAGCCCTGGAAGAAGAACACGCACACCTGACTAAGGTTGTTCGGCCCAAGCTGAGCCAGGACATCGGCACGGCACGTGAGCTGGGCGACCTGAAAGAAAACGCTGAATACCATGCTGCCCGTGAGCAGCAAGGTATGGTTGAGGCGCGTATTCGCGATATCGAAGGCCGCATGCAGAACGCGGTCATCATTGATGTCACGACTATTCCTCATACCGGCAAAGTGATTTTCGGCACCACGGTTGAAATCGCTAACGTTGAAACTGACGAAAGCGTGACTTATCAGATCGTGGGAGAGGATGAGGCTGACTTCAAGCTCGGAAAAATCTCCGTAGGTTCGCCACTTGCTCGCGCCTTGATTGCTAAGGAAGAGGGTGACGTGGTTGCGGTGAAAACACCGAGCGGCGTCATTGAGTACGAGATTGTCGAAGTGCGTCACATCTAA
- the ftsH gene encoding ATP-dependent zinc metalloprotease FtsH: MAKNLILWLIIAAVLVTVMNNFSSPNEPQTLNYSDFIQQVKDGKVERVAVDGYVITGKRSDGDTFKTIRPAIQDNGLIGDLVDNHVTVEGKLPEQQSIWTQLLVASFPILVIIAVFMFFMRQMQGGAGGKGGPMSFGKSKARLLSEDQVKTTLADVAGCDEAKEEVGELVEFLRDPGKFQRLGGRIPRGVLMVGPPGTGKTLLAKAIAGEAKVPFFTISGSDFVEMFVGVGASRVRDMFEQAKKHAPCIIFIDEIDAVGRHRGAGMGGGHDEREQTLNQLLVEMDGFEMNDGIIVIAATNRPDVLDPALLRPGRFDRQVVVGLPDIRGREQILKVHMRKVPMGDDVQAGVIARGTPGFSGADLANLVNEASLFAARTGKRVVEMKEFELAKDKIMMGAERKSMVMSDKEKRNTAYHEAGHAIVGRVVPEHDPVYKVSIIPRGRALGVTMFLPEEDRYSLSKRALISQICSLYGGRIAEEMTLGFDGVTTGASNDIMRASQIARNMVTKWGLSEKLGPLMYAEDDESYLGRGGGGQGASVSGETAKLIDSEVRSIIDECYGTAKQILTDNRDKLEAMADALMKYETIDADQIDDIMAGRPPREPRDWEGGGTGTPTAPPLDKTERPEAPIGGPAADH, from the coding sequence ATGGCAAAGAATCTGATCCTGTGGTTGATCATCGCAGCTGTCTTGGTGACAGTGATGAACAACTTCTCCAGTCCAAACGAGCCACAAACCCTCAACTATTCCGACTTCATCCAGCAAGTTAAGGATGGCAAGGTCGAGCGCGTTGCCGTGGATGGCTACGTGATTACCGGCAAACGAAGCGATGGCGATACCTTCAAAACCATTCGTCCGGCAATTCAGGACAACGGTTTGATCGGTGACTTGGTTGATAACCATGTGACCGTTGAGGGCAAACTGCCTGAGCAGCAAAGCATCTGGACTCAACTGTTGGTTGCGAGCTTCCCGATTCTGGTGATCATCGCTGTCTTCATGTTCTTTATGCGTCAAATGCAGGGCGGTGCCGGCGGTAAAGGCGGCCCGATGAGCTTTGGCAAGAGCAAGGCGCGTCTGTTGTCCGAAGACCAGGTCAAAACGACTCTGGCTGACGTTGCAGGCTGTGATGAAGCCAAAGAAGAAGTGGGTGAACTGGTTGAGTTCCTCCGTGATCCAGGCAAATTTCAGCGCTTGGGTGGTCGTATTCCTCGTGGTGTGCTGATGGTTGGCCCGCCAGGTACCGGTAAAACCCTGCTCGCCAAGGCGATTGCTGGCGAAGCCAAGGTTCCATTTTTCACGATTTCCGGTTCCGACTTCGTTGAGATGTTCGTGGGCGTCGGTGCGAGCCGTGTTCGTGACATGTTTGAGCAAGCTAAAAAGCATGCGCCTTGCATCATCTTCATCGACGAAATCGACGCAGTCGGTCGTCACCGTGGTGCCGGTATGGGCGGCGGTCATGATGAGCGTGAGCAGACCCTCAACCAATTGCTGGTTGAGATGGACGGCTTTGAAATGAATGACGGCATCATTGTGATCGCCGCCACCAACCGTCCTGACGTGCTAGACCCTGCGCTTTTGCGTCCGGGCCGTTTTGACCGTCAGGTAGTGGTTGGTTTGCCAGATATCCGTGGTCGTGAGCAGATCCTCAAAGTGCACATGCGTAAAGTGCCGATGGGTGATGACGTTCAGGCGGGCGTGATTGCACGGGGTACTCCGGGTTTCTCGGGTGCTGACCTCGCTAACCTGGTGAACGAAGCGTCCTTGTTCGCAGCGCGTACCGGTAAGCGCGTTGTTGAAATGAAAGAATTTGAGCTGGCCAAAGACAAAATCATGATGGGCGCCGAGCGCAAATCGATGGTGATGTCGGATAAAGAAAAGCGTAATACGGCCTATCACGAAGCGGGTCACGCTATTGTTGGTCGTGTCGTGCCTGAGCATGATCCGGTTTACAAAGTGTCGATCATTCCACGTGGTCGTGCATTGGGCGTCACTATGTTCCTGCCGGAAGAGGATCGTTATAGCCTCTCCAAACGTGCGCTGATCAGCCAGATTTGCTCGCTGTACGGCGGTCGTATCGCTGAAGAGATGACTTTGGGTTTTGACGGTGTGACCACCGGTGCATCCAACGACATCATGCGTGCGAGCCAGATTGCGCGAAACATGGTCACCAAGTGGGGCTTGTCCGAGAAGTTGGGCCCGCTGATGTATGCCGAAGATGACGAGTCTTATCTGGGGCGCGGTGGCGGTGGTCAAGGGGCTAGCGTTTCGGGCGAGACAGCCAAGCTGATCGACTCTGAGGTGCGAAGCATCATTGATGAGTGCTATGGCACGGCCAAACAGATCCTGACTGACAATCGTGACAAGCTGGAAGCGATGGCGGATGCGTTGATGAAGTACGAGACGATCGATGCCGATCAGATCGACGACATCATGGCCGGTCGTCCACCGCGTGAGCCGCGTGACTGGGAAGGCGGTGGCACAGGTACCCCAACTGCGCCGCCGTTGGATAAAACCGAGCGTCCAGAAGCACCTATCGGCGGCCCTGCTGCTGATCACTAA
- the glmM gene encoding phosphoglucosamine mutase, producing the protein MTKKYFGTDGIRGRVGVYPITPDFMLKLGWAAGMAFRSMGACRILVGKDTRISGYMFESALEAGLSAAGADVMLLGPMPTPAIAYLTRTFHAEAGIVISASHNPHDDNGIKFFSGEGTKLPDEVELMIEELLDAPMTVVDSDKLGKVSRINDASGRYIEFCKSSVPTSTNFSGLNIVIDCAHGATYKVAPSVFKELGANVTVLSAQPNGLNINDNCGSTHMGSLQAAVLSEKADLGIAFDGDGDRVLMVDHTGAIVDGDELLFIIARDLHERGKLQGGVVGTLMSNLGLELALADLGIPFVRANVGDRYVIAGLQEHDWQIGGENSGHIVCFQHTTTGDAIIAALQVLLALRRRGEGLAQSRQALRKCPQVLLNVRFAGGVDPVEHPAIKEACARVTEAMKGRGRVLLRKSGTEPLVRVMVEGDDETMVRGYAEELAKLVSEVCA; encoded by the coding sequence ATGACGAAGAAATATTTTGGCACCGACGGTATTCGCGGTCGCGTCGGCGTTTATCCGATTACCCCAGATTTCATGCTCAAGTTGGGTTGGGCTGCGGGTATGGCGTTTCGTAGCATGGGTGCTTGTCGAATCCTGGTCGGCAAAGACACGCGTATTTCGGGCTATATGTTTGAGTCTGCACTAGAAGCCGGTTTATCGGCAGCTGGGGCAGATGTCATGCTCTTGGGGCCAATGCCTACGCCGGCGATTGCGTACCTCACGCGTACTTTCCATGCGGAAGCGGGCATCGTGATCAGTGCTTCGCACAACCCTCATGACGATAACGGTATCAAGTTCTTTTCGGGTGAGGGTACCAAGCTCCCTGACGAGGTTGAGCTGATGATCGAGGAGCTGCTGGATGCTCCAATGACGGTCGTGGACTCTGACAAACTGGGCAAGGTGTCGCGTATCAATGATGCCTCTGGCCGCTATATCGAATTTTGCAAAAGCAGCGTGCCGACCAGCACCAACTTCAGCGGTCTGAACATCGTCATCGATTGCGCGCATGGTGCAACGTATAAGGTCGCGCCGAGCGTGTTCAAAGAGTTAGGCGCGAACGTCACTGTTTTGTCGGCTCAACCCAATGGTCTGAACATCAATGACAACTGTGGTTCGACCCATATGGGGTCGTTACAGGCAGCTGTTTTGTCTGAGAAAGCTGATTTGGGTATCGCTTTTGATGGCGATGGCGATCGAGTGCTGATGGTTGATCACACAGGTGCCATCGTCGATGGTGATGAGCTGTTGTTCATCATTGCGCGTGATTTGCATGAGCGCGGTAAATTGCAGGGCGGTGTTGTTGGAACGCTGATGAGCAATCTGGGGCTTGAACTGGCGCTGGCCGATCTTGGTATTCCGTTCGTGCGGGCCAATGTGGGAGATCGTTATGTCATTGCGGGTTTGCAAGAGCATGATTGGCAGATCGGTGGTGAAAACTCCGGGCATATCGTTTGCTTCCAGCACACCACAACGGGGGATGCGATCATTGCGGCCCTGCAAGTGCTGCTGGCGCTGCGTCGCCGTGGTGAAGGTCTGGCTCAGTCCCGTCAGGCGTTGCGTAAGTGTCCGCAGGTGCTGCTGAATGTACGCTTTGCGGGTGGCGTAGATCCTGTTGAGCATCCCGCCATCAAAGAGGCGTGTGCGCGTGTTACAGAGGCGATGAAAGGTCGTGGGCGCGTGTTGTTGCGCAAGTCGGGTACCGAGCCGTTGGTGCGTGTGATGGTGGAAGGTGATGACGAAACTATGGTTCGTGGTTACGCAGAAGAGCTGGCGAAGCTGGTAAGTGAAGTTTGTGCCTGA
- the folP gene encoding dihydropteroate synthase has translation MTSAQSLTRLPCGNRVLDLTHAHVMGILNVTPDSFSDGGRFAPVDAALRHAEAMVLAGATLIDVGGESTRPGARVVLPQEELDRVAPVVERISRELDVIISVDTSAPIVMTEVARLGAGLINDVRSLRREGAVQAAAATGLPVCLMHMLGEPGDMQDNPHYADLVGEVSAFLVERMECCAAAGIAAERIVLDPGFGFAKTLQHNLSLFKHMDTLHALGRPLLVGVSRKSMIGQTLNRPVGERLYGSLALAALAVTKGARIVRVHDVAETVDVVRMIAAVESAD, from the coding sequence ATGACTTCTGCTCAGTCCCTGACCCGGTTGCCTTGCGGCAACCGGGTTCTTGATTTAACCCATGCGCATGTTATGGGTATTCTTAATGTCACTCCTGACTCGTTCTCTGATGGCGGTCGCTTCGCTCCGGTAGATGCGGCTTTGCGCCATGCCGAGGCTATGGTGTTGGCGGGCGCCACCCTGATTGATGTGGGGGGTGAGTCCACGCGTCCAGGTGCTCGCGTAGTGTTGCCACAAGAAGAGCTTGATCGGGTCGCTCCTGTTGTCGAGCGCATCAGTCGTGAACTTGATGTGATTATCTCGGTCGATACCTCCGCGCCAATTGTCATGACCGAAGTTGCGCGCCTGGGGGCGGGGCTTATCAATGATGTGCGCTCGCTGCGCCGAGAAGGTGCCGTGCAGGCTGCTGCTGCCACGGGGCTGCCGGTATGTCTGATGCATATGCTGGGTGAGCCGGGCGATATGCAGGATAATCCGCATTACGCCGATCTGGTGGGTGAGGTTTCGGCATTTCTGGTTGAGCGAATGGAGTGTTGCGCGGCGGCTGGAATTGCAGCTGAGCGCATCGTCCTTGATCCGGGCTTTGGCTTTGCAAAAACACTGCAACACAACCTGAGTCTGTTTAAGCACATGGACACCCTGCATGCGTTGGGGCGGCCATTGCTGGTGGGTGTGTCGCGTAAAAGTATGATCGGGCAGACGTTGAATCGGCCAGTCGGTGAGCGCCTTTATGGCAGTCTTGCGCTGGCAGCACTTGCTGTGACTAAAGGGGCGCGTATTGTTCGCGTCCATGACGTTGCCGAAACGGTTGATGTGGTACGGATGATCGCAGCGGTAGAGTCCGCCGACTAA
- the carB gene encoding carbamoyl-phosphate synthase large subunit — MPKRTDIKSILILGAGPIVIGQACEFDYSGAQACKALREEGYRVILVNSNPATIMTDPDMADATYIEPIKWQTVAKIIEKERPDALLPTMGGQTALNCALDLEREGVLEKFGVEMIGANADTIDKAEDRSRFDKAMKSIGLDCPRSGIAHSMEEANAVLEKLGFPCIIRPSFTMGGTGGGIAYNREEFEEICARGLDLSPTKELLIDESLIGWKEYEMEVVRDKKDNCIIVCSIENFDPMGVHTGDSITVAPAQTLTDKEYQIMRNASLAVLREIGVETGGSNVQFGICPDTGRMVVIEMNPRVSRSSALASKATGFPIARIAAKLAIGYTLDELQNEITGGATPASFEPSIDYVVTKLPRFAFEKFAKADARLTTQMKSVGEVMAIGRTFQESLQKALRGLEVGVSGLDPKLDLSNPESMAVLKRELTVPGAERIWYVADAFRAGMTVEDIFGMNMIDPWFLVQIEDLIKDEEKIKTQGLSSIDRDTMYRLKRKGFSDARLAVLLGVTEKNLRRHRHKLEVFPVYKRVDTCAAEFATDTAYMYSTYEEECEANPSDRDKIMILGGGPNRIGQGIEFDYCCVHAALALRADGYETIMVNCNPETVSTDYDTSDRLYFESVTLEDVLEIVRVEKPKGVIVQYGGQTPLKLARALEEAGVPIIGTSPDAIDRAEDRERFQQMVERLNLRQPPNATVRSEDEAIRAAGKIGYPLVVRPSYVLGGRAMEIVYEEEELKRYLRDAVKVSNDSPVLLDHFLNCAIEMDVDAVCDGTDVVIGAIMQHIEQAGVHSGDSACSLPPYSLPLHIQDEMREQVKKMALELGVVGLMNVQLALQGEDIYVIEVNPRASRTVPFVSKCIGVSLAMIAARVMAGKTLKEIGFTKEIIPNFYSVKEAVFPFAKFPGVDPILGPEMKSTGEVMGVGDTFGEAFAKAQMGASEVLPTGGTAFISVRDDDKPLVAGVARDLISLGFEIVSTAGTAKFIEAAGLKVRRVNKVTEGRPHVVDMIKNDEVTLIINTTEGRQSIADSYSIRRNALQHKIYCTTTIAAGEAICEALKFGPEKTVRRLQDLHAGLKA, encoded by the coding sequence ATGCCAAAACGTACAGACATTAAAAGCATCCTGATTCTCGGCGCTGGCCCGATTGTTATCGGCCAGGCCTGCGAATTCGACTACTCCGGCGCCCAAGCCTGTAAGGCTCTGCGTGAGGAGGGTTACCGCGTCATCCTGGTGAACTCTAACCCAGCCACCATCATGACCGACCCGGACATGGCCGATGCCACCTACATCGAGCCGATCAAGTGGCAGACAGTAGCCAAAATCATTGAAAAAGAGCGTCCAGATGCGCTGCTGCCAACCATGGGTGGCCAAACAGCTCTGAACTGCGCACTGGACCTGGAGCGCGAAGGCGTTCTGGAGAAGTTCGGCGTAGAGATGATCGGTGCTAACGCCGACACCATCGACAAGGCTGAAGACCGTTCGCGTTTCGACAAAGCGATGAAATCCATCGGCCTGGATTGCCCGCGCTCCGGTATCGCTCACAGCATGGAAGAGGCCAACGCGGTTCTCGAAAAACTGGGCTTCCCGTGCATTATCCGCCCGTCCTTCACCATGGGCGGCACCGGTGGCGGCATTGCTTACAATCGTGAAGAGTTCGAAGAAATCTGTGCTCGTGGTCTGGACCTGTCGCCAACCAAAGAGTTGTTGATCGACGAATCGCTGATTGGCTGGAAAGAGTACGAGATGGAGGTTGTCCGCGATAAGAAAGACAACTGCATCATCGTTTGCTCGATCGAAAACTTTGACCCGATGGGCGTGCACACCGGTGACTCGATCACCGTTGCTCCTGCGCAAACCCTGACTGACAAAGAATATCAAATCATGCGTAACGCCTCGTTGGCGGTACTGCGTGAGATCGGCGTTGAAACCGGCGGTTCCAACGTTCAGTTCGGTATCTGCCCGGACACTGGCCGTATGGTCGTGATCGAGATGAACCCGCGTGTATCCCGCTCTTCGGCGCTGGCTTCCAAAGCCACTGGCTTCCCGATTGCGCGTATCGCCGCCAAGCTGGCGATCGGCTACACCCTGGACGAGTTGCAAAACGAAATCACCGGCGGCGCGACACCTGCGTCCTTCGAGCCGTCCATCGACTACGTTGTGACCAAGCTGCCACGCTTTGCTTTCGAAAAGTTTGCAAAAGCCGATGCGCGTTTGACCACGCAGATGAAGTCCGTGGGTGAAGTTATGGCTATTGGCCGGACTTTCCAGGAATCGCTGCAGAAAGCCCTTCGCGGTCTGGAAGTGGGCGTTAGCGGTCTTGATCCAAAGCTCGACCTGAGCAACCCGGAAAGCATGGCCGTGCTCAAGCGCGAGCTGACTGTGCCGGGTGCCGAGCGTATCTGGTACGTGGCTGACGCGTTCCGTGCGGGCATGACTGTTGAAGATATCTTCGGCATGAACATGATTGACCCTTGGTTCCTGGTACAGATCGAAGATCTGATCAAGGACGAAGAGAAGATCAAGACTCAAGGCCTGTCTTCGATCGATCGCGACACCATGTACCGTCTCAAACGCAAAGGCTTCTCTGATGCGCGTTTGGCTGTGCTGCTGGGTGTGACCGAGAAAAACCTGCGTCGCCACCGTCACAAGCTGGAAGTGTTCCCGGTCTACAAGCGCGTTGACACCTGCGCGGCCGAGTTCGCCACAGACACCGCTTATATGTACTCGACCTATGAGGAAGAGTGCGAAGCCAACCCGTCGGACCGTGACAAGATCATGATTCTGGGTGGTGGTCCGAACCGTATCGGTCAAGGTATCGAGTTCGACTATTGCTGCGTTCACGCTGCCCTGGCGCTGCGTGCTGATGGTTACGAAACCATCATGGTCAACTGCAACCCGGAAACTGTTTCCACTGACTACGACACCTCGGATCGCTTGTACTTTGAATCCGTAACCTTGGAAGACGTGCTGGAAATCGTCCGCGTCGAGAAGCCAAAAGGCGTGATCGTTCAGTACGGCGGCCAAACCCCGCTGAAACTGGCTCGTGCTCTGGAAGAGGCAGGCGTACCGATCATCGGTACCAGCCCTGACGCTATCGACCGTGCAGAAGACCGTGAGCGCTTCCAGCAAATGGTTGAGCGTCTGAACCTGCGTCAGCCGCCAAACGCCACTGTGCGCAGCGAAGACGAAGCCATCCGCGCTGCCGGCAAGATCGGTTACCCGCTGGTTGTTCGTCCTTCCTACGTGTTGGGTGGTCGTGCGATGGAAATCGTTTACGAAGAAGAAGAGCTCAAGCGTTACCTGCGCGATGCGGTGAAAGTGTCCAACGACAGCCCTGTGCTGCTGGACCACTTCTTGAACTGCGCAATCGAAATGGACGTTGATGCTGTCTGTGACGGCACCGACGTTGTGATCGGCGCGATCATGCAACACATCGAACAAGCCGGTGTTCACTCCGGTGACTCCGCATGTTCGCTGCCGCCGTACTCGCTGCCGCTGCATATCCAGGACGAGATGCGCGAACAGGTCAAGAAAATGGCCCTGGAGTTGGGTGTTGTCGGCCTGATGAACGTGCAGTTGGCCCTGCAAGGCGAAGACATCTACGTGATTGAAGTGAACCCGCGTGCTTCGCGTACCGTTCCTTTCGTGTCCAAGTGCATTGGTGTCTCGCTGGCAATGATCGCTGCTCGCGTGATGGCCGGTAAGACCCTGAAGGAAATTGGTTTCACTAAAGAAATCATTCCTAACTTCTACAGCGTGAAAGAAGCGGTCTTCCCGTTCGCCAAATTCCCGGGTGTTGACCCGATCCTCGGCCCAGAGATGAAGTCGACGGGCGAAGTGATGGGCGTGGGTGATACCTTCGGTGAAGCGTTTGCCAAGGCTCAGATGGGCGCAAGCGAAGTGCTGCCAACTGGCGGTACTGCGTTTATCAGCGTGCGTGACGACGACAAGCCTTTGGTGGCGGGTGTTGCGCGTGATCTGATCAGCCTCGGCTTTGAGATCGTTTCGACTGCGGGCACCGCCAAGTTCATCGAAGCTGCTGGTTTGAAAGTTCGCCGCGTGAACAAGGTGACCGAAGGTCGTCCGCACGTTGTCGATATGATCAAAAATGACGAAGTCACGTTGATCATCAACACTACTGAAGGTCGTCAGTCGATTGCTGACTCTTACTCCATTCGCCGCAACGCTCTGCAGCACAAGATTTACTGCACCACGACTATTGCTGCTGGCGAAGCGATCTGCGAAGCGCTTAAGTTCGGTCCTGAAAAAACCGTACGTCGCTTGCAGGATCTCCACGCAGGATTGAAGGCATGA
- the yhbY gene encoding ribosome assembly RNA-binding protein YhbY produces MPLTQEQKKQYKSIGHHLKPVLTVADNGLTEGVLAELERALGDHELIKIKVNILDRESRLEAIAELCKAGKAELVQVIGKMALLYRKNVNVNKHLSNIHRFK; encoded by the coding sequence ATGCCGCTCACTCAAGAGCAGAAGAAACAGTACAAATCCATTGGCCACCATCTGAAACCAGTATTGACTGTGGCTGATAATGGTTTGACTGAAGGTGTTTTAGCCGAACTCGAACGCGCATTGGGCGATCACGAGCTGATTAAAATCAAAGTCAACATCCTGGACCGCGAATCCCGCCTGGAGGCCATTGCAGAACTGTGCAAGGCCGGCAAAGCGGAATTGGTACAGGTTATCGGCAAAATGGCGCTTCTGTACCGCAAGAACGTCAATGTTAACAAGCATCTGTCGAACATCCATCGTTTCAAGTGA